DNA sequence from the Streptomyces cinnabarinus genome:
AAATGGTGCGAGCGAACGGGGCCGTGTCGCTCCGTGAGCTCGCCCGCGTCGTCCAGACCTCCGAAGTGACCGTACGGCGGGACGTGCGCGCGCTGGAGGCAGAAGGACTCCTCGACCGCCGACATGGCGGTGCGGTATTGCCGGGCGGGTTCACGCGGGAGTCCGGCTTTCCGCAGAAGTCACATCTCGCGACCGCCGAGAAGACGGCCATCGCCGATCTCGCCGCGAACTTCGTCGAAGAGGGCGAGGCCATCGTGGTCGGGGCCGGTACGACCACGCAGGAGCTGGCCCGCCGGCTGGCCCGGGTTCCCGGGCTGACCGTCGTCACCAACTCCCTGCTGGTGGCCCAGGCGCTGGCCCACGCGAACCGGGTGGAAGTCGTGATGACCGGCGGCACGCTCCGCGGTTCCAACTACGCCCTGGTCGGCTCCGGCGCCGAGCAGTCCCTGCAAGGGCTGCGGGTCTCCCGGG
Encoded proteins:
- a CDS encoding DeoR/GlpR family DNA-binding transcription regulator — protein: MFAAERRQLILEMVRANGAVSLRELARVVQTSEVTVRRDVRALEAEGLLDRRHGGAVLPGGFTRESGFPQKSHLATAEKTAIADLAANFVEEGEAIVVGAGTTTQELARRLARVPGLTVVTNSLLVAQALAHANRVEVVMTGGTLRGSNYALVGSGAEQSLQGLRVSRAFLSGSGLTAERGLSTSNMLSASVDRALVQAAAEVVVLADHTKLGTDTMFQTVPTDVITRLVTDEPPGHDDRAQTELQALADQGVQIAVAGASGNPGGDEVPARRARSVPGPRRAAPAGLRSTVLGEPVPGAERGRVADLRRR